Genomic segment of Gloeocapsa sp. PCC 7428:
AAAGTGCTATGTTTTGATGCTAAACGCGCTTTACCCGCCGCAGCCCATTCTTGGAGAAACTCAATTTGCTCTTGTGCGGTTCGTGCTAACGGAATAATTTGGCTAGCAGCTTCTAAAATATCGTCGGTGGTAAAGTCGCGGTTTTGACTAAAGCCAATATGCATTGCTTCGATCAGCGTTTGCTCAATTTCTGCACCGGAAAAGTCAGGGGTTTCGTAAGCTAAGCGTTCGATGTCGTAAGTTTTGATATTGTGAGGGCGCAATCGCGATAAATGAACGGTAAAAATTGCTTTGCGTTCTTCTTGAGTTGGTAAACCCACAAAGAAGATTTCATCAAAACGTCCTTTACGGAGCATTTCGGGTGGCAGCGATTGAATATCATTAGCGGTAGCAACAACAAACACTGGCGATGTTTTTTCCGCAAGCCAGGTGATGAATGTACCAAATACGCGGCTCGTCGTACCAGCGTCGCCTTTCCCACCAATACCCGCAAACGCTTTATCAATCTCATCAATCCACAAAATGCAGGGCGACAAGGCTTCCGCAACTTGAATCATTTGTCGCGTGCGCGACTCAGACTCACCGACTAAGCCACCAAACAAACGTCCGACGTCTAACCGTAGTAGAGGTAAATGCCAGTGATGCGCGATCGCTTTAGCAGTAAGCGACTTTCCTGTTCCCTGAATTCCCACTAACAATAAGCCACGCGGGTGCGGTAAGCCATAAGTTCTCGCACGTTCGGTAAATGCCCCACCCCG
This window contains:
- a CDS encoding AAA family ATPase, coding for MSFHDEFELLLRARYSLIYIPTFEEERVELAVREVAQRQGNRAIYIWDFVDGYTANPNDAGFGRRNPLQALELVEKLPVSAPAVFILRDFHRFLEDVSVCRKLRNLAKLLKSQPKNIVILSPKVAIPEDLSEVLTVLEFPLPAAPEIKVEIERLFAATGQSLTGKVLDELVRSCQGLSMERIRRVLARAIATHGQIQPEDVELVLQEKRQTIRQTQILDFYPATEKISDIGGLDNLKDWLLRRGGAFTERARTYGLPHPRGLLLVGIQGTGKSLTAKAIAHHWHLPLLRLDVGRLFGGLVGESESRTRQMIQVAEALSPCILWIDEIDKAFAGIGGKGDAGTTSRVFGTFITWLAEKTSPVFVVATANDIQSLPPEMLRKGRFDEIFFVGLPTQEERKAIFTVHLSRLRPHNIKTYDIERLAYETPDFSGAEIEQTLIEAMHIGFSQNRDFTTDDILEAASQIIPLARTAQEQIEFLQEWAAAGKARLASKHSTLSSRIQRQLQ